Proteins encoded together in one Variovorax paradoxus window:
- the holA gene encoding DNA polymerase III subunit delta yields the protein MQLASAQLGPHLQKGLKSLYTIHGDEPLLAQEAADAIRAAARTQGYTERSSYTVAGAHFDWSAVLAAGGSLSLFADKQIVEIRIPSGKPGKDGSTALQQLAEAAQGNDSTLTLVMLPRLDKATRTGAWFSALENNGASIQVDPIERAALPQWIAQRLGLQGQRVMPGDEGQRTLQFFADRVEGNLLAAHQEIQKLALLHPAGELSWEQVEAAVNNVARYDVFKLSEAVLAGNPQRVARMLDGLQAEGEAEVLVHYTIAEDIRALKRVKDAMASGRPLPMALRENRIWGPRERAFERVLPRLDDRMLARLLRAAHVVDGICKGLKQPDWPASGWQALQRLALMLCRACSSGPVPSR from the coding sequence GCGCCCAGCTCGGGCCCCATCTGCAAAAGGGGCTGAAGTCTCTCTACACGATCCACGGCGACGAACCGTTGCTCGCGCAAGAGGCCGCGGATGCCATTCGCGCCGCGGCGCGCACCCAGGGCTATACCGAGCGCAGTTCGTACACCGTGGCCGGCGCGCACTTCGACTGGAGCGCGGTGCTTGCGGCGGGCGGTTCGCTCTCGCTCTTCGCGGACAAGCAAATCGTCGAGATCCGCATTCCCTCGGGCAAGCCCGGCAAGGACGGCAGCACGGCGCTGCAGCAATTGGCTGAAGCGGCGCAGGGCAACGACAGCACGCTCACGCTCGTGATGCTCCCGCGGCTGGACAAGGCCACGCGCACGGGCGCCTGGTTCTCGGCCTTGGAGAACAACGGCGCGAGCATCCAGGTCGACCCCATCGAACGTGCCGCGCTGCCGCAATGGATTGCGCAGCGGCTGGGCCTGCAGGGCCAGCGCGTGATGCCGGGCGATGAGGGCCAGCGCACGCTGCAATTCTTTGCCGACCGCGTCGAAGGCAACCTGCTTGCGGCGCACCAGGAAATCCAGAAGCTCGCCCTGCTGCATCCGGCGGGCGAACTGAGCTGGGAGCAGGTGGAGGCCGCGGTCAACAACGTGGCGCGCTATGACGTGTTCAAGCTGTCGGAGGCCGTGCTTGCGGGCAATCCGCAGCGCGTGGCGCGCATGCTCGACGGCCTGCAGGCCGAAGGCGAGGCCGAAGTGCTGGTGCACTACACGATTGCCGAGGACATCCGGGCACTGAAGCGCGTGAAAGATGCGATGGCCTCGGGCCGTCCGCTGCCCATGGCGCTGCGCGAGAACCGCATCTGGGGCCCGCGCGAACGTGCCTTCGAGCGCGTGCTGCCAAGGCTCGACGACCGCATGCTGGCCCGGCTGCTGCGCGCCGCGCATGTGGTGGACGGCATTTGCAAGGGCCTCAAGCAGCCCGATTGGCCCGCCAGCGGCTGGCAGGCGCTGCAGCGTCTGGCGCTGATGCTGTGCCGCGCTTGCAGCAGTGGCCCGGTTCCCTCTCGCTGA
- a CDS encoding glutamate-5-semialdehyde dehydrogenase, whose product MNAFNVSEHMQALGLQAKSAAFLMARADAATKNRALKALAKRLREAGLSLSEANQRDLERATAAGLPAPMVDRLKLTPKVIETVAQGCEQLAGMADVIGEIIGMKQQPSGIRVGQMRVPIGVFGMIYESRPNVTIEAASLAIKSGNAAILRGGSEAIESNKALALLVSEALAEAGLPVDAVQLVQTTDREAVGQLIAMPEFVDVIIPRGGKGLIERISRDAKVPVIKHLDGNCHVYVDDSAEFEMALRIVDNAKTQKYSPCNAAEGLLVSAAVAEDFLPRIGAIFAAKGVEMRCDPAAARILRADDAAGSNARIVDAVESDWSEEYLAAVISIKVVEGVDEAIAHINRYSSHHTDAIVTRDHVHAQRFLREVDSASVMVNASTRFADGFEFGLGAEIGISTDKFHARGPVGIEGLTSLKYVVLGQGEVRT is encoded by the coding sequence ATGAACGCGTTCAACGTCAGCGAGCACATGCAGGCCCTCGGCCTGCAAGCCAAATCCGCCGCATTCCTCATGGCCCGTGCGGATGCAGCTACCAAAAACAGAGCATTGAAGGCCTTGGCCAAGCGCCTGCGCGAAGCCGGCCTCAGCCTTTCGGAGGCCAACCAGAGGGACCTGGAGCGTGCCACGGCCGCGGGCCTGCCGGCGCCGATGGTCGATCGCCTCAAGCTCACGCCCAAGGTCATCGAGACGGTGGCCCAGGGCTGCGAGCAGCTCGCCGGCATGGCGGACGTGATCGGCGAGATCATCGGCATGAAGCAGCAGCCCAGCGGCATTCGCGTCGGCCAGATGCGCGTGCCGATCGGCGTGTTCGGCATGATCTACGAGAGCCGCCCCAATGTGACCATCGAGGCTGCGAGCCTCGCCATCAAGAGCGGCAACGCGGCCATTCTGCGCGGCGGTTCGGAAGCCATCGAGTCGAACAAGGCGCTGGCGCTGCTGGTGTCCGAGGCACTCGCCGAAGCCGGCCTGCCGGTCGATGCGGTGCAATTGGTGCAAACCACCGACCGCGAGGCCGTGGGCCAGCTCATTGCCATGCCCGAGTTCGTGGACGTGATCATTCCGCGCGGCGGCAAGGGCCTGATCGAGCGCATCAGCCGCGACGCCAAGGTGCCGGTCATCAAGCACCTGGACGGCAATTGCCACGTCTATGTGGACGATTCGGCCGAATTTGAAATGGCGCTGCGCATCGTCGACAACGCCAAGACCCAGAAATACAGCCCCTGCAACGCGGCCGAAGGCCTCCTGGTGTCGGCCGCGGTGGCCGAAGACTTCCTGCCCCGCATTGGGGCCATCTTTGCGGCCAAGGGCGTGGAAATGCGCTGCGACCCGGCTGCAGCGCGCATCCTGCGAGCGGACGATGCCGCAGGTTCAAACGCAAGAATCGTCGATGCGGTCGAGTCCGACTGGTCCGAGGAATACCTTGCCGCGGTGATCAGCATCAAGGTGGTCGAAGGCGTCGACGAAGCCATCGCGCACATCAACCGCTACTCGAGCCATCACACCGACGCCATCGTCACGCGCGACCATGTGCATGCGCAGCGCTTTTTGCGCGAGGTCGATTCGGCCAGCGTCATGGTCAATGCGAGTACACGCTTCGCAGACGGTTTCGAGTTTGGCCTGGGGGCCGAGATCGGCATCAGCACCGACAAATTCCATGCGCGCGGGCCGGTCGGCATCGAAGGGCTGACCTCGCTCAAGTACGTGGTGCTGGGGCAGGGCGAAGTGCGCACCTGA
- the gshA gene encoding glutamate--cysteine ligase, whose protein sequence is MVPHLVTALTGPINELEQRVLDSTPAIERWFRLEWMEHTPPFYSAVDIRNAGFKLAPVDTNLFPGGWNNLTKEMLPLAVQAAQAAIEKICPEARNLLVIPENHSKNTFYLANIAQLVRIFHMAGLNVRVGSIDPAIKSPKKIELPNGETVCLEPVVRSKRRLGLKNFDPCTILLNNELSAGTPGILEDLHEQYLLPPLHAGWSVRRKSNHLHSYEELSKRFGKLLGIDPWLINPIYARAEGIDFAEGRGIDVLTSHVDAVLTKVRRKYKEYGINEKPFVIVKGQTGSDGPGVMTVHDAKEVEGLVGKPRAAAGSKAAAARELRGPGEVIVQEGVLTNERVHNGVAEPVVYMMDRYVVGGFYRVHAERAPDENLKSPGASFVPLAFSESAHLPQPGAKPGASAPNRFYMYGVVGRLAMVAASYEMEATDPDAEIYE, encoded by the coding sequence ATGGTTCCGCATCTAGTCACCGCCCTGACCGGCCCGATCAACGAACTGGAGCAGCGGGTACTCGACTCCACGCCCGCCATCGAGCGCTGGTTCCGGCTCGAATGGATGGAACACACGCCCCCGTTCTACAGCGCGGTCGACATCCGCAATGCCGGCTTCAAGCTTGCGCCGGTCGACACCAATCTTTTTCCGGGCGGCTGGAACAATCTCACCAAGGAAATGCTGCCGCTCGCGGTGCAGGCCGCGCAGGCCGCCATCGAGAAGATCTGCCCGGAGGCGCGCAACCTGCTGGTCATTCCCGAGAACCACTCGAAGAACACCTTCTACCTTGCCAACATTGCGCAGCTGGTGCGCATCTTCCACATGGCGGGACTCAACGTGCGGGTGGGCTCCATCGACCCGGCCATCAAGTCGCCCAAGAAGATCGAGCTGCCCAACGGCGAAACCGTGTGCCTGGAGCCCGTGGTGCGCAGCAAGCGCCGCCTCGGCCTCAAGAATTTCGACCCCTGCACCATCCTGCTCAACAATGAGCTGTCGGCCGGCACGCCGGGCATTCTGGAAGACCTGCACGAGCAGTACCTGCTGCCGCCGCTGCACGCCGGCTGGTCGGTGCGGCGCAAGAGCAACCACCTGCACAGCTATGAAGAGCTGTCCAAGCGCTTCGGCAAGCTGCTGGGCATCGACCCCTGGCTCATCAACCCGATCTATGCGCGCGCCGAAGGCATCGACTTTGCCGAAGGCCGCGGCATCGACGTGCTGACCAGCCATGTGGACGCGGTGCTGACCAAGGTGCGCCGCAAGTACAAGGAATACGGCATCAACGAGAAGCCCTTCGTGATCGTCAAGGGCCAGACCGGCAGCGACGGCCCGGGCGTGATGACGGTGCACGACGCGAAAGAGGTCGAAGGCCTCGTCGGAAAGCCGCGCGCCGCAGCGGGCAGCAAGGCCGCCGCGGCCAGGGAGCTGCGCGGGCCCGGCGAGGTGATCGTGCAGGAAGGCGTGCTGACCAATGAGCGCGTGCACAACGGCGTGGCCGAGCCGGTGGTCTACATGATGGACCGCTACGTGGTGGGGGGGTTCTACCGCGTGCATGCCGAGCGCGCCCCGGACGAAAACCTGAAGTCTCCCGGCGCGAGCTTCGTGCCCCTGGCTTTTTCGGAAAGCGCGCATCTGCCGCAGCCCGGCGCCAAGCCCGGCGCGAGCGCGCCCAACCGCTTCTACATGTATGGCGTGGTGGGCCGCCTGGCCATGGTGGCAGCCAGCTACGAGATGGAAGCCACCGATCCGGACGCGGAAATCTACGAATGA
- a CDS encoding potassium transporter Kup, with protein sequence MSPPKSSSAAALIIGTIGVVYGDIGTSVLYAVKEVFGHGHLPFTIENVYGILSMFFWTLTVIVSIKYVVLVLRADNEGEGGLVAMLALASRAVADKPRLRNVLLLVGIFGTSLFYGDGVITPAISVLSAVEGLEVVSPHFKHYVLPVTLLVLFCLFVVQKRGTAGIGKFFGPITLVWFLAIAVLGVSQIVHHPEILKALNPWFALKFMWDNPGTSFILLGATVLCVTGAEALYADLGHFGKRPIRLAWFTVVMPALTLNYFGQGALLLENPEAVKNPFFMMAPEWALVPLVLLATAATVIASQALITGAFSVTRQVIQLGYLPRLNIEHTSVRTAGQIYIPLVNWGLFVAIVLAVVMFRSSSSLAAAYGIAVTTDMLITTVLTFFVIRYAWKLPLALCIASTAVFFVVDFLFFASNLLKLFEGGWFPLVIGGAVFTLMITWKEGRRLMGEVQRADAIELKAFLDSVFESPPARVEGTAVFLTAEPGVLPNALLHNLKHNKVLHEQNMFVTVRNHEVPWIPMDKRIEIEALGHHCWQIIVHYGFKNDVDLPRALDHARLRGCQLEPMATSYFLSRDVVIPTLGSGMAPWREKLFAQMHHNASGAAAFLGLPNNAVVELGSKIEI encoded by the coding sequence GTGTCACCTCCCAAATCTTCCTCCGCCGCCGCCTTGATCATCGGCACCATCGGTGTCGTCTATGGCGACATCGGCACCAGCGTGCTGTATGCAGTCAAGGAAGTGTTCGGCCACGGCCACCTTCCTTTCACCATCGAGAACGTCTACGGCATCCTGTCGATGTTCTTCTGGACGCTCACCGTCATCGTGTCCATCAAATATGTGGTGCTGGTGCTGCGGGCCGACAACGAAGGCGAGGGCGGCCTGGTTGCCATGCTCGCGCTGGCCTCGCGCGCGGTGGCCGACAAGCCCAGGCTGCGCAATGTGCTGCTGCTGGTGGGCATCTTCGGTACCTCGCTCTTCTATGGCGACGGCGTCATCACGCCCGCCATTTCGGTGCTTTCGGCGGTCGAGGGCCTCGAGGTGGTGTCGCCCCACTTCAAGCACTATGTGCTGCCGGTCACGCTGCTGGTGCTGTTCTGCCTCTTCGTGGTGCAAAAGCGCGGCACCGCGGGCATCGGCAAGTTCTTCGGCCCGATCACGCTGGTGTGGTTCCTGGCCATTGCCGTGCTTGGCGTGTCGCAGATCGTTCACCACCCCGAGATTCTCAAAGCGCTGAACCCCTGGTTCGCGCTGAAGTTCATGTGGGACAACCCGGGCACCAGCTTCATCCTGCTGGGCGCCACGGTGCTGTGCGTCACGGGTGCCGAGGCGCTCTACGCCGACCTGGGCCACTTCGGCAAGCGGCCGATCCGCCTGGCGTGGTTCACGGTGGTGATGCCGGCGCTCACGCTCAACTACTTCGGGCAAGGCGCATTGCTGCTCGAGAACCCGGAGGCCGTGAAGAACCCGTTCTTCATGATGGCGCCCGAATGGGCACTCGTTCCGCTGGTGCTGCTGGCCACGGCCGCCACGGTCATTGCGTCGCAGGCACTCATTACCGGCGCCTTCAGCGTCACGCGCCAGGTCATCCAGCTGGGCTACCTGCCGCGCCTGAACATCGAGCACACGAGCGTGCGCACTGCCGGGCAGATCTACATTCCGCTGGTCAACTGGGGCCTGTTCGTGGCCATCGTGCTGGCGGTTGTCATGTTCCGCTCGTCGAGCAGCCTGGCCGCGGCCTACGGCATTGCGGTGACCACCGACATGCTCATCACCACGGTGCTGACCTTCTTCGTGATCCGCTATGCATGGAAGCTGCCGCTGGCGCTGTGCATTGCGTCCACGGCGGTCTTCTTCGTGGTCGACTTCCTGTTCTTCGCGTCGAACCTGCTCAAGCTGTTCGAAGGCGGCTGGTTCCCGCTGGTGATCGGCGGCGCCGTGTTCACCTTGATGATCACCTGGAAGGAAGGCCGCCGCCTGATGGGCGAGGTGCAGCGCGCCGATGCGATCGAGCTCAAGGCGTTTCTCGATTCCGTGTTCGAAAGCCCGCCGGCGCGGGTGGAAGGCACGGCGGTGTTTCTTACCGCGGAGCCGGGCGTGCTGCCCAACGCACTGCTGCACAACCTGAAGCACAACAAGGTGCTGCACGAGCAGAACATGTTCGTCACCGTGCGCAACCACGAAGTGCCCTGGATCCCGATGGACAAGCGCATCGAGATCGAGGCGCTCGGCCACCATTGTTGGCAGATCATCGTGCATTACGGCTTCAAGAACGACGTCGACCTGCCCCGCGCTCTGGACCACGCGCGCCTGCGCGGCTGCCAGCTCGAGCCCATGGCGACGAGCTACTTCCTCTCGCGCGACGTCGTCATTCCCACGCTCGGCAGCGGCATGGCGCCGTGGCGCGAAAAGCTGTTTGCGCAGATGCACCACAACGCGAGCGGTGCGGCCGCGTTCCTGGGGCTGCCGAACAACGCGGTGGTGGAGCTGGGCTCGAAGATCGAGATTTGA
- a CDS encoding polysaccharide deacetylase family protein, translating into MTARWPERLPTHGRFGYSPITRRPGYAWPNGSRLAVYIGFNIEHFAFGDGLGACIGPASPQPDVLNHGWRDYGNRVGAWRCLELFDSLGLPSGALINTALYDHCPELVQACVARGDELIGHGHSNAERQGSWHEDDERALLVRCRERMRQESGQAPAGWLSPWISESAVTPDLLAETGYGYTLNWCHDDQPVRMRTRGGASIWSVPYPQELNDIPMIMGRLMDAKDFSAMVIDNFDEMLGQSRAQPLVMGLALHPYIVGQPYRLRHLRTALSHLARARDRGEIWLTTPCAIASHVQQLAADRPADFA; encoded by the coding sequence ATGACGGCGCGCTGGCCCGAACGGCTTCCCACGCACGGCCGCTTCGGCTACAGCCCCATCACCCGGCGGCCCGGCTACGCATGGCCGAACGGCTCGCGGCTGGCGGTGTACATCGGCTTCAACATCGAGCACTTTGCATTCGGCGACGGCCTGGGCGCATGCATTGGACCGGCCTCGCCGCAGCCCGATGTGCTGAACCACGGCTGGCGCGACTACGGCAACCGCGTGGGCGCGTGGCGCTGCCTGGAGCTGTTCGATTCGCTGGGGCTTCCCTCCGGTGCGCTCATCAACACGGCGCTTTACGACCATTGCCCGGAGCTGGTACAGGCTTGCGTGGCCCGCGGCGACGAGCTCATCGGCCACGGCCACAGCAACGCCGAACGCCAGGGTAGCTGGCACGAAGACGACGAACGCGCGCTGCTGGTGCGTTGCCGCGAGCGCATGCGGCAAGAGAGCGGCCAGGCGCCGGCCGGATGGCTGTCACCGTGGATTTCGGAAAGCGCGGTCACGCCCGACCTGCTGGCCGAGACCGGCTATGGCTACACGCTCAACTGGTGCCACGACGACCAACCGGTGCGCATGCGCACGCGCGGCGGCGCCTCGATCTGGTCGGTGCCGTATCCGCAGGAGCTCAACGACATTCCGATGATCATGGGCCGCCTGATGGATGCGAAGGACTTCAGCGCGATGGTGATCGACAACTTCGACGAAATGCTCGGGCAGTCGCGCGCGCAGCCGCTGGTCATGGGGCTTGCGCTGCATCCGTACATCGTGGGCCAGCCGTATCGGCTGCGGCACTTGCGAACGGCGCTGTCTCACCTGGCGCGTGCACGCGACCGGGGCGAAATCTGGCTCACCACGCCGTGCGCGATTGCATCGCATGTGCAGCAGCTTGCGGCGGACCGGCCGGCGGACTTCGCTTGA
- a CDS encoding nuclear transport factor 2 family protein, with protein sequence MDPLASPDEPALQGPATPAGVVDEFLRLVMIPDPQAASRFTAPDIRIRFTGNRPMHAPGDTSAFNAKRYAWVKKKIERTETVAGGTPEETVVYSLGTLYGAWPDGTAFEGNRYVDRYVVRNGLIVQMDVWNDSAEWLLVRAGLAVL encoded by the coding sequence ATGGATCCACTCGCTTCGCCCGACGAACCTGCATTGCAGGGCCCTGCCACGCCCGCCGGAGTCGTCGACGAATTTCTTCGCCTGGTGATGATTCCCGATCCCCAAGCGGCCTCACGCTTCACCGCGCCCGACATCCGCATCCGCTTTACAGGCAACCGCCCGATGCATGCGCCCGGTGACACCTCGGCGTTCAATGCCAAGCGCTATGCGTGGGTAAAGAAGAAGATCGAGCGCACCGAAACCGTGGCCGGCGGCACGCCGGAGGAAACGGTGGTCTACAGCCTCGGCACGCTCTACGGCGCCTGGCCAGACGGCACAGCCTTCGAAGGCAACCGCTATGTCGACCGCTACGTGGTGCGCAACGGGCTCATCGTGCAGATGGATGTATGGAACGACAGCGCCGAATGGCTCCTGGTGCGCGCCGGGCTGGCGGTGCTGTGA
- a CDS encoding benzoate/H(+) symporter BenE family transporter encodes MSRHNWPMRFFKDLSLSAFTAGFVAVLVGFTSSVAIVFQAAQAFGATPEIAASWMWALGIGMGLPSIVLSLWWRKPVMIAWSTPGAAVLAVAAGSYGMGEAVGAFIACAVLIVLAGATGWFERVMNRIPMAIASALLAGVLARFGLDAFIAAKTALPLVLLMLGTYLVAKRLLPRYAVPLTLLVAIAFVAARGELSWSTVHFSLTWPVFTMPVFSWQAIVSLALPLFIVTMASQNLPGVATMRAAGYGDLPVSKLITVTGLATLVLAPFGAFALNLGAISAAICMGREAHEDPARRYTAAASCGAIYVVIAFFGAAVTGLLTAFPKELVAAIAGLALLGTIGSGLAGAVRDEPHREAAIITFLVTLSGVAILGIGSAFWGVVAGALALAVQQAGRTKTKASAGKDIAASGNIAPDSSNMAATPGAGKTP; translated from the coding sequence GTGTCCCGGCACAATTGGCCGATGCGTTTCTTCAAGGATCTGAGCCTTTCCGCCTTCACCGCCGGCTTCGTCGCCGTGCTCGTGGGCTTCACGAGCTCGGTGGCCATCGTGTTCCAGGCCGCACAGGCTTTCGGCGCCACGCCCGAGATCGCGGCCTCGTGGATGTGGGCGCTGGGCATCGGCATGGGCCTGCCATCCATCGTGCTGTCGCTGTGGTGGCGCAAGCCGGTGATGATTGCCTGGAGCACGCCGGGCGCCGCCGTGCTTGCCGTGGCTGCGGGCAGCTACGGCATGGGCGAGGCGGTCGGCGCCTTCATCGCCTGCGCCGTGCTCATCGTGCTGGCGGGCGCTACGGGTTGGTTCGAGCGGGTCATGAACAGGATTCCGATGGCGATCGCCTCGGCCCTGCTTGCCGGCGTGCTCGCGCGCTTCGGGCTGGATGCGTTCATTGCCGCCAAGACCGCGCTGCCGCTGGTGCTTCTGATGCTCGGCACCTACCTGGTCGCGAAGCGCCTGCTGCCGCGCTATGCGGTGCCGCTCACGCTGCTGGTTGCCATTGCCTTCGTGGCCGCGCGCGGCGAGCTGAGCTGGTCGACGGTGCACTTCTCGCTCACATGGCCCGTGTTCACCATGCCGGTGTTCAGCTGGCAGGCCATCGTCAGCCTGGCCTTGCCGCTTTTCATCGTCACCATGGCGTCGCAGAACCTGCCGGGCGTGGCGACGATGCGTGCGGCGGGCTACGGCGACCTGCCGGTGAGCAAGCTCATCACCGTCACCGGGCTGGCAACGCTGGTGCTGGCGCCCTTCGGTGCCTTTGCACTGAACCTGGGCGCCATCAGCGCCGCCATCTGCATGGGCCGCGAGGCGCATGAAGACCCGGCGCGGCGCTACACGGCGGCCGCAAGCTGCGGCGCCATCTACGTGGTGATCGCATTCTTCGGCGCGGCGGTCACCGGGCTGCTCACGGCGTTTCCGAAAGAGCTGGTCGCCGCCATCGCCGGCCTGGCGCTGCTGGGCACCATCGGCAGCGGGCTGGCGGGTGCGGTGCGCGACGAGCCGCACCGCGAGGCCGCGATCATCACCTTCCTGGTCACGCTCTCGGGCGTGGCCATCCTGGGCATTGGCTCGGCGTTCTGGGGCGTGGTGGCCGGTGCACTGGCATTGGCGGTGCAGCAGGCCGGACGCACGAAGACAAAGGCCTCCGCCGGCAAGGACATCGCCGCTTCCGGCAACATCGCGCCAGACAGCAGCAACATGGCGGCCACACCTGGCGCCGGAAAGACTCCCTGA
- the gshB gene encoding glutathione synthase: MKNILFVADPLDHFKIYKDTTFSMMREAQRRGYRIAACLPQDIQWKSGGQVTATVQQITLTGDARDWYRVDISEAKALKDFDAVLMRKDPPFDAEYIYATHLLEQAEREGARVVNKPSALRDHPEKLAIMEFPQFVTPTLVTRSAQAVRDFHAEHGDIILKPLDGMGGMGIFRVKQDALNLGSIVETLNKNGAETIMVQRFVPEVVQGDKRILIIAGEPAPFVLARIPQGTEVRGNLAAGGKGVAQPLTARNREIAEAIGRVLAPRGLLLIGLDVIGDSVTEINVTSPTCFQEITEQTGFDVPKMFIDALEAHLAAPR, from the coding sequence ATGAAAAACATCCTCTTCGTCGCCGATCCGCTCGATCATTTCAAGATCTACAAGGACACGACCTTCTCGATGATGCGCGAGGCCCAGCGCCGCGGCTATCGCATCGCGGCCTGCCTGCCGCAGGACATCCAGTGGAAGTCGGGCGGGCAGGTCACCGCCACGGTGCAGCAGATCACGCTCACCGGAGACGCAAGGGACTGGTACCGCGTCGATATCAGCGAGGCCAAGGCGCTGAAGGACTTCGACGCCGTGCTGATGCGCAAGGACCCGCCCTTCGACGCCGAATACATCTATGCCACGCACCTGCTCGAGCAGGCCGAACGCGAAGGCGCGCGCGTGGTCAACAAGCCGAGCGCGTTGCGCGACCACCCCGAGAAGCTCGCGATCATGGAGTTTCCGCAGTTCGTCACGCCCACGCTGGTCACGCGCAGCGCGCAGGCCGTGCGCGACTTTCATGCCGAGCATGGCGACATCATCCTGAAGCCACTCGACGGCATGGGCGGCATGGGCATCTTCCGCGTGAAGCAGGACGCGTTGAACCTCGGCTCCATCGTCGAGACGCTCAACAAGAACGGCGCCGAAACCATCATGGTGCAGCGCTTCGTGCCAGAGGTGGTTCAGGGCGACAAGCGCATCCTGATCATTGCGGGCGAGCCCGCGCCCTTTGTGCTGGCGCGCATTCCGCAAGGCACCGAGGTGCGCGGCAACCTGGCGGCCGGCGGCAAGGGTGTGGCCCAGCCGCTCACGGCGCGCAACCGCGAGATCGCCGAGGCCATTGGCCGGGTGCTCGCGCCGCGCGGGCTGCTCTTGATCGGGCTCGACGTGATCGGCGACTCGGTCACCGAGATCAACGTGACGAGCCCGACCTGCTTCCAGGAGATCACCGAGCAGACCGGCTTCGACGTGCCGAAGATGTTCATCGATGCGCTCGAGGCGCACCTTGCCGCACCGCGCTGA
- a CDS encoding PepSY-associated TM helix domain-containing protein: MRAFATTVHRWAGLAVALFLIVSGLTGAVISWDHEIDGWLNSELYDTESRGPFRDPFDLAAAVEAHDPRARVAYMPLGFEEGHAAGYFVQPRTDPATGKPYQLGYNRVYVDPVTAEIRGRRDSTAISLKPETLMPFLRKLHYTLHVPAVWGTDRLGYWIMGGVALVWLLDSFVALYLTTPRRQRRAAHPEHRAAREWWRRWKPAWAVRWAAGGYKLNFDLHRAGGLWMWALIILIAFTSFSLNLYKEIFHPMLSLVSKTTPGPSALVPLAPLGTRIEPTIGFRQIVADAEAEARRRGWTTPLGGVFYNQRGGFYNVSFFDHASHDDSDGMGLSNLYLDGRDGHIISSNRPWHGTAADVFAQLQLPLHGGRILGLPGRILMSLMGLAVAGLSITGIVIWWRKRRARLLQTRRQREALPEELSAVRQGAPRAHR; encoded by the coding sequence ATGCGCGCCTTCGCGACGACAGTGCACCGCTGGGCGGGCCTCGCGGTTGCACTGTTCCTCATTGTCTCGGGCCTGACCGGCGCCGTGATCTCGTGGGACCACGAGATCGACGGCTGGCTCAACAGCGAGCTCTACGACACCGAATCGCGCGGGCCGTTCCGCGATCCGTTCGACCTGGCGGCCGCGGTCGAGGCGCACGACCCGCGCGCACGCGTCGCGTACATGCCGCTCGGGTTCGAGGAAGGCCACGCGGCCGGCTACTTCGTGCAGCCGCGCACCGACCCCGCCACCGGCAAGCCCTACCAGCTCGGCTACAACCGCGTGTACGTCGATCCAGTGACGGCCGAGATCCGCGGCCGGCGCGACTCGACCGCGATCTCGCTCAAGCCCGAGACGCTGATGCCGTTCCTGCGCAAGCTGCACTACACGCTGCATGTGCCGGCCGTCTGGGGCACCGACCGGCTGGGCTACTGGATCATGGGCGGCGTGGCGCTGGTGTGGCTGCTCGACAGCTTCGTTGCGCTGTACCTCACGACGCCGCGGCGCCAGCGCCGGGCCGCGCACCCCGAGCACCGCGCTGCGCGCGAATGGTGGCGCCGCTGGAAGCCGGCCTGGGCCGTGCGATGGGCGGCCGGCGGCTACAAGCTCAACTTCGACCTGCACCGCGCGGGCGGGCTGTGGATGTGGGCGCTGATCATCCTCATCGCCTTCACGTCGTTCTCGCTGAATCTCTACAAGGAAATCTTCCACCCGATGCTGTCGCTGGTGTCGAAGACCACGCCCGGCCCCTCGGCACTGGTGCCGCTTGCACCGCTGGGCACACGCATCGAACCCACCATAGGTTTTCGCCAGATCGTTGCGGACGCCGAGGCCGAAGCACGCCGGCGCGGCTGGACCACGCCGCTGGGCGGCGTGTTCTACAACCAGCGCGGCGGCTTCTACAACGTGTCGTTCTTCGACCATGCCTCGCACGACGACAGCGACGGCATGGGCTTGTCCAACCTCTACCTGGACGGCCGCGACGGCCACATCATCAGCAGCAACCGGCCATGGCACGGCACGGCGGCCGACGTGTTCGCGCAGCTGCAATTGCCGCTGCACGGCGGACGCATCCTGGGGCTGCCGGGACGCATCCTGATGTCGCTCATGGGGCTGGCGGTGGCGGGCCTGTCCATCACGGGCATCGTGATCTGGTGGCGCAAGCGGCGCGCGCGGCTGCTGCAGACACGGCGGCAGCGCGAGGCGCTACCCGAGGAACTCAGCGCGGTGCGGCAAGGTGCGCCTCGAGCGCATCGATGA